The Solibacillus sp. FSL W7-1464 genome contains a region encoding:
- a CDS encoding Ger(x)C family spore germination protein → MKKLLLFPLLLLVAGCWDTNQPERMYYLLGLGIDYKDGQYEIYSQVVAFTNIAKSEQPNPEATQAEVGIAKGKTFDEAFFNLYQTMDERFFLGHLNYVLFSENIAKEGKVEPVINSLIRYREWRYTTWAYITDSPLKEALLITPIINKSITLSKVSDPLSSFNQSSRVRPIQLRELMIHLNEPSHEANIPFIEISENWSKEDGPDPVYSFKGISILGKNSGLKGNLLGDDLKGVQWLENETDRSDITVKTEEFEELYTTTTVDEVRSKITPIVSDSNVQFDLQVQLVVQTNEMLNEDKMDLLESKIKEQVKKEIEQTYKASLEFDSDIYRLSEILYRKNLKTWKKYEQDGKIPLDESTIRNVDVELVRVKGKRIISH, encoded by the coding sequence ATGAAAAAATTGCTTTTATTTCCATTGTTACTTTTAGTTGCTGGCTGCTGGGATACAAATCAGCCTGAACGTATGTATTATTTACTTGGCCTAGGAATCGATTATAAAGATGGTCAATATGAAATTTATAGTCAAGTTGTTGCTTTCACTAATATTGCTAAAAGCGAACAGCCAAACCCGGAAGCTACGCAGGCTGAAGTTGGGATTGCCAAAGGAAAGACATTTGATGAAGCATTTTTTAATTTATATCAAACGATGGATGAGCGCTTCTTTTTAGGGCATTTAAACTATGTTCTCTTTTCGGAAAATATCGCAAAGGAAGGTAAAGTAGAACCTGTTATCAATTCCCTTATCCGATACAGGGAATGGAGGTATACAACTTGGGCTTATATTACAGATTCACCACTTAAGGAAGCTTTGCTCATCACACCCATTATTAATAAATCCATTACCCTTTCAAAGGTATCCGACCCGCTCAGTTCATTTAATCAGTCATCCCGGGTCCGTCCTATACAATTACGGGAACTTATGATTCATTTGAATGAACCTAGTCATGAAGCCAATATACCATTTATCGAAATTAGCGAAAACTGGTCAAAGGAAGATGGACCAGATCCTGTCTATTCATTTAAAGGCATAAGCATTCTCGGTAAGAACTCTGGTTTAAAAGGGAACTTATTAGGCGACGACCTAAAAGGTGTTCAATGGCTAGAGAATGAAACAGACCGCTCAGATATTACCGTTAAAACGGAAGAGTTTGAAGAATTATATACAACGACAACAGTTGACGAAGTGCGTTCTAAAATTACACCAATTGTTTCCGATAGTAATGTGCAATTCGATTTACAAGTTCAATTGGTTGTTCAAACAAATGAAATGCTTAATGAAGATAAAATGGATTTATTAGAAAGTAAGATTAAGGAGCAAGTAAAAAAAGAAATCGAGCAAACCTATAAAGCTTCATTAGAATTTGACTCCGATATATACCGGTTATCTGAAATATTGTACCGAAAAAATTTGAAAACATGGAAAAAGTATGAGCAAGATGGGAAAATTCCTCTTGACGAGTCTACTATTCGGAATGTGGATGTGGAGCTTGTAAGAGTCAAAGGGAAACGTATCATTTCCCATTAA
- a CDS encoding 5'-3' exonuclease: protein MTTKPHLLIVDGMALLFRSFFASAAMNQFIRLDDGTPSNGVQGFARHVLTAQNLMQPTHLAVCWDMGAVTFRNDLYDGYKANRPAPPEEMLPQFDMAKRVSEMIGWQNFGTQGLEADDLIGSMIEKWKDDAQITVISGDKDLLQLLNPSTTIAFTKKGYTEYDVYTEGRFVEEYGIAPKQFAEVKAFMGDTSDGYPGVKGIGPKTALQLIQNHGSIDGVLEALPTLKPGQRIKISENEAMLRLSHQLATIHCEVPIDVELDQLALSPYAPELFDHIEQHGYRLIAKHARSIYK from the coding sequence ATGACAACAAAACCACATTTATTAATAGTTGATGGAATGGCGCTATTGTTTCGTTCATTTTTTGCGTCAGCCGCAATGAATCAATTTATACGTTTAGATGACGGGACACCATCAAACGGTGTTCAAGGCTTTGCCCGTCATGTATTGACAGCACAAAATCTGATGCAGCCGACACATTTGGCGGTATGCTGGGATATGGGCGCAGTTACTTTCCGCAATGACCTATACGATGGCTATAAAGCAAATCGACCTGCACCACCGGAAGAGATGCTGCCGCAATTTGATATGGCTAAAAGAGTATCGGAAATGATCGGGTGGCAAAACTTTGGTACACAAGGTCTTGAGGCGGATGATTTAATCGGCTCAATGATTGAGAAGTGGAAAGACGATGCACAAATTACTGTAATTAGCGGTGATAAAGATTTACTGCAATTACTAAACCCTTCGACAACGATTGCCTTTACGAAAAAGGGCTATACAGAATACGATGTTTATACGGAAGGCCGATTTGTAGAGGAATATGGCATTGCGCCAAAACAATTCGCGGAAGTTAAAGCGTTTATGGGAGACACGAGTGACGGTTACCCTGGGGTTAAGGGAATCGGACCGAAAACAGCGTTACAGCTAATTCAAAATCACGGTTCCATCGATGGCGTTTTAGAAGCGTTGCCAACATTAAAACCGGGTCAGCGTATTAAAATTAGTGAAAACGAAGCGATGTTACGCTTATCGCATCAATTGGCTACCATCCATTGTGAAGTACCAATTGACGTGGAGTTGGATCAATTAGCCTTATCTCCCTATGCTCCGGAGCTGTTTGATCATATTGAACAGCATGGCTATCGACTGATTGCAAAGCATGCACGTTCTATTTATAAATAA